attaaatcatacatatattattagttatatagtataaatatcaacactaaaacataaatatcttAAACTAGACAAAATCGTAAAATATTTAGCCCAAAACACAATCACGTATTAGAGCATGATTAATGAGAAAGATccatttgaaaaatttaaagcaTGATTTGACATTTTTCGCTTAAGAAAcgttttttatatatcttatttaaaaacgtttttaatttaACAGTTAAGAAATGTATCttatactccctctatttttgtatataagtagttttagttaaaagtgatagtattaaaaaaattgtttacttTTGAGAAAATAGCATTTAATacataaattcaaccaataacaaaaaaatatagattattAGATTGGTCATACAATATGCAATAAATGTAAAAGTTGTTTTGGATtatgtaaatatcatatattatgaaacaatttttttttgttaaaactatCTACatataaaaacagagggagtattacaTTAAAAATCCACGGTAAAAGACCCTGTTGATCATGGTCTTATATTTTTGTCTAATTATTCATTATTAAAACCTCACATAAAATACAGTAAAACTCAATAACTGAACaatattgaaattatattactttattaaatttagcaagtcattaatttataaaagattttaaaCCTGACTCCTACATAAACCACCCATGGCTCAAAGTTAATGGCTCCCTCCCATTCCACCATCTAAAACGCAGTCACATACAGTTTTGCATATATGGGTTTAAGCGTTAGCTGCAGCAGACCTTTTCTTAGATGGACTTTCAATGCTTGCTTCTCCTTCGAAGAGGAAGCTTCGTCGTTGGGCTGCATGCTACAGCGATCATGCACCTGTTATACATCTCCAAAATGATATGAAGATGATGTTGATGAACAATGGTAGTGTTTATGAGCCATGCAATGACGACTCGAGCATGCTGCTGAGTAGGGGATCAGAGATGAAGTAACTCAGAAATTCACATCACACACCTACATGCAGTAGCTTTTGCATGAGaatcattttcaaaatatagtataattttGGTTTTACTGCTTTGAATGATAATTTAGGGAGTGGACGAAAATCATAGAAGATCTATGAGTGCTTAGTGGTTTCGTTAAAGTATGAGCTGACTACAGTTTATGTTATACTATTACAAGCAATATTCGGGCTTCAATGTGACAATGTAAGATAGGTTGTGGTACTGTTCTCAAGTCCATGGCATAGCCCACAGGCCACAGTCATCTGGACACTACACAGAATTCAGAAAGTGCAACACATGTTCAACACAGTAGCCCTCTGTTCAACATGTATTAGACAAGCTTAGGTAAAACATCATACAACAGAACAAAGAGGATCAAGTTAGAATCTCACCTAGTCTCTAaaggaatataaaaaataatactgGACCATATACTAAATTAAGTACAGACCGAAACAGATGATGCTTTTTCAATTTTCAGGTGCTGGATTTGGCTGATTGAGTGTAATACCTGTAGGCAGGACCGACCAATGTTTACGGCCTAAACAAAACACATAGCTAGTTATTAACAGTGAAGAAGGTGGCGATTTACTGGAGATGAAGACGGTGGAGAAGGCATCTAGAGTTCTATAAATTGAAAGGATATCTCTAGGCCAGAAAATCGTGGGATGTAGTCTGCTTATAGCCGCTTTAAATGTTGTTTATTGCCATGTAGTAACTTACATCCCTTGAACGTGCAGATGCAGTTACAAAACATAAGAATCAAGTGCCAGCATGCATGGGTTACTAAGCCTGCTTCCAAATAGGACGTTAAAATGGTAGATGGCCACGGATGAACACTAAGCAGCACCAAGAGTTGATGGAAAATACGCTTTCATGCATATATAGTACTATCAACAATGGGTCAGAATGGATATAGATGATGAGGAACATCCAGTTTCCAATTAATCAAAGATAGCAGGTGCCGAGTTACATACACCTTGGTTGTAGTTAGAGACTCATAACCTGCAGACTAATGTAACATAGTACTAAGGAATAAAGATTGCAAAAGATATGATGGTCCAAAAGAGTTGAATCATTAGATAgactcaagaaaaaaaaagaactacaagtcttaaaagaaaagaaaatccaATGCAACTAAAAGTTGCAAACGAGAAGAAAAACTGGTTAAATAAGTCCTAAAAATTTCAAAGCGCATAGTCTAATAAAATCGAGAAGAAACATTGTCTTTTTCTTTGGGTAATAACTCATTTCACTCCGTTGAGGAGGGAGCAAACTGATCATCAACGGAAGAAACAGCTGTCGGATTAGCAGAGAGCCTGAGTACATCCAGAGCCATAGCCACTTTGGCCTTAAGAGCTTCAGGTGACTCAAGAAGGTGCAAGATCTCAGCTTGGTCCATCTCCAGCAACATCCCTGTCACTTTGGCCACATGAACTGGCTCCTGCTTTTCCACAAGTGGGTAAAGCTGCTCTCCAAGAATCTGTCATCATTACACAGTTCTCCTTCCATCAGTTACAAGTCTCAGATGTGATGAGAGATTTTACAAAAAGAGACACAAACCTGTGAGTGATTGGCAGGGCTAGCCAATGCCAAGGCAGAAGTGAGCTTAGAAATGGGGAGGAGAGCTGGCCTCTGTTGGTTTTGAGAAGCATTGTGAGAGATCGCAGATGCATCCAATGGTATGATGCCTTGTGGAGCAGATGCTTCCACACGATTCATCATATTACCCACACCTCCCATATATCTTCCATTGTGCTGCATAATCTGCTCGTTCAAAAATAACAACATCCCACACACCAAGttgaaaaataacaaacaacCTTGCTAATAGTCATAGAGATGATGATACAAGGATAAAGTTTACATACTTGTGGCTGCTGCTGGAAGTGGTGCTGCATGTTAGGAGCACCACGCCTGAACCCAACACGGGGACCAGGGTGGTTTTGCCTCTGAAGAGGGTAAGGCATCATGTAGTTAGCCGGGCCAGCACCCGGACGCACACCAGGCATGAACTGAAGTTGGTACCCATACCCCATAGGCTGTGAAGGCACCATACCTTGACCGTTCTGGCCCATGTAAATTTGATGGTGTGGCCCTGCAGCTGGCCCACCTGTTGGGTGATGATGGAACCCACCCATTGGTCCATTTGGTCTCATAGAAAACACAGTCTGaaataaaacataaagaaaatCTGAGAACCAGTTTCAGAAAACAAAAGTGATACAGTTCACAGAGAGACAGAGGGATAAGAAACCTGAAGATGAGTCCTCCTCTCTTCCTTGCGTTGAGCAAAAGCAATGTAAAGAGGTTTCCTTCCTATCATCTTCCCATTCATTTCATTCAACTGTATAACCATCAGTACTATTAGTATGTATATTTAAATGTCCaacagtttgtttttttttttaatttgaaacttACAGCTCTTAAAGCTTCTTCAGGATTGGAGTAAGCAACAAAACCAAACCCTCTGCTCAAACCTTCTGGGTTCATCATGACCTAGACATATGATCACAAACAAAATCACTTTAGTTCAGCACTTTATACAACatcaaaacatgttttaaaaaagCTAGAACAAGACCTTGCTTGAGGTCACAGTCCCATACTCAGAGAACATCTCCTTGAGCTTCTCATCATCATTCACACCATCATCAAGATTCTTCACATACAAATTAGTTCCGTTAGACTTCTCCAACCTCTCTTGCTCATACTTCCTCTTCAGCTCCTCTTCCCTCTCAGACTTCTTCTGCGCCCTCCCAACGTACAACACATCCTCACCAAGACTGATCCCATTCATCTTCTCAACCGCTACCGCAGCCGCCTCAGGGCTCTCGAAATTCACAAACCCGAAACACCTCGAGTTCCCACTCTCATCTTTCACCACAACCGCACTGGAGATCTCTCCGTACTTCCCAAACGTCTTCTTGAGCTCCTCGTCAGTGATCTCCTTAGGAAGATTCTTCACGTAGACGTTAGTGAAACGCGGGACCGCACCGCTCTCGCGAGTCCTGTCCTGACGTCGGACAAAGGGTCCCACAAAGACTTGCTTGTCGTTGAGCAGCATCCCGTTGAGCTTGTCGATGGCTGCCTGAGCGGTTTCTTCCTTCTCGTACTGAACGAAGCCGTAGCCTTTCGACTTCCCCGTCCCGTCCATGGCTACCTTGCACGAGAGAATGGTCCCGAAACTCGAGAAGGTGTCGTACAGGGCTTTGTTGTCGATGGTCCCGTCCAGGTTTTTGATGAAAACATTGCCTTTCCCGCTCAGTCTCGTGCTCGGGTCACGGTTCGAACGCATGATCCTTATGGGTCTCTCTCTGATCGGAGTGTAGTTCAGAATATCCATTGCTCGCATGGCTGttacaataataataacattttttttaataatccaTAACCATAACAATCAGTGCTCTAAAAATTGGTGTATATATCCTTGATTAAGGAAAgattattctaaaaaaaaaatgatctagACTTCGGTATAAACACTAATCCTCTGTTAAACCTAATTAACTCATGACCAGTTTTTCAacattgataaaataataataaataattgaatTCGAAGATTTTAAAAGTACCATCATCGGGATTGGCGAAGTTGACGTAAGCGTATCCAAGAGAACGACGAGTCAAGTCGCGGCAAACCCTAACTGTCTGGACAGGAGCCACTTGGTTGAACAGATCCAACAGATGTGCCTCGTTGACACTTTGGTCCAAATCTCCGACGTAGAGGGAGGAGTTAGGGTGCGTTTGTAACGCCTCGGCCGCCGCAGCCGCGACGGCAGCTACCTGAGTCGCGTGAGGAGAGGCGACCGTAGCCGCTGGTTGATTGGGGACTTGATCAACCATCGCTGTCGTCGGGGCAATTCCAGATGCAACCGCCGCCGCCATGTTGTTTAGGGTTTTTTCGTGTgtgtctgtgtgtgtgtgtgcgaGACAGCGAGAGAGAttgtgtttgtgtgttttaCGATCTTTTAAATCTTTCTTGAGAATATTTTGcgagatttttatttatttgatattttgattttgatttttttccttttttgataTCTTCGGAGAAACGATAAGAGTGTGGAAGATGTGCTGTTGTGTATTTATACATTCGGCTAACTAACGAATCGGTCCGTACGAATCTGAGTTCGAACTGATGTGTCTCTTCGGTTTTGACCGAGTTTTACGTGGGCCCATTAAGCTTAACAAATAACGTACAACGTGGTGCCACGTGTCCTTCTTTGGTCTTTTGATATGTTTTTCACTCCATTCTTTTTGTCGCCTTTTATTGTGCATCTTCAAGAGTAACGTGGATAATTAATTTGACTAGATCTCTAATTATATCCTCTACTTTTGCGTTTCTTATGATTTGACCACTTTACATGCGGGGAAGTACTGAAACTTAGGTCAAAATCTTATAATAATTGGTAAAACATGAATTGTACTAGTCTTTTGTgttcaaaatattaaagaaaatattaaagagATAAAGCAATGagaaactataaaatattaatgagaaacatatataatatgtcTTTGTAAAtgaatagtttatttttttaaacattaaaaaaaataattaaaaactaaattctattaaaatattactCCTTATGTATCACTTTAagaaatttgtttcaaaataatttatgttcTCGTTattctatgtaaaatttaatatcatttgaattttgtgaccaattacaaaatatagattttttcaTGTTAGTTAAATTAGTTTCATTTAGTGATATTTTATGTAACGaagataaattgtataaaaatttgtattttcttaatttatgtgtaaaaactttaaaaaccaTTTAAAATGATACGGAAGGAAAAACATTGTTGTATTCAGATTTTCAAGTACAATAATTTCTCAAAGAGGATGCTCTTTATGATGAGATCTTCAATGTGAGATGGTGAGTAACAATCAGTGCCAGTCTAATAAGTTTAGATGTACTAAGCAAAATTTTAACAacatcttttacattttttcctAATagtcatataaaaaaaatatatatgatataaaatacCTTATTAATTTTCAACTAATTTAATTGTATTAatagttattaaatatattgtaaaattaattgtatagcaatatttgttaatattatcACCAACATTTTCCCCATAATCAATCATAGTTTACTAAAATCAATTGTTAAAACAAAATCtcacatttaaaaataatattttacttaaattttatataatttttacttatattttattaaattttacttatattttatatgattttattaaaatttaaatgtaaacattatttatattatttaatgataataatatttgtagaaaattagttttgtttatataatttttaaaataaatatgttacaTAGATAATGAGAAATAACTAAACAAATTAAAGAATCATTAGTTGCACTGGTCTCTAGAGTATTGGATTTTGTcactaattaataattttcaataaataatatttatcaaaaaaattctgCATAACTATAAATactgataaattttttttcagaaatatGCTTCTTTA
This portion of the Raphanus sativus cultivar WK10039 unplaced genomic scaffold, ASM80110v3 Scaffold0156, whole genome shotgun sequence genome encodes:
- the LOC130501302 gene encoding polyadenylate-binding protein 5-like — protein: MAAAVASGIAPTTAMVDQVPNQPAATVASPHATQVAAVAAAAAEALQTHPNSSLYVGDLDQSVNEAHLLDLFNQVAPVQTVRVCRDLTRRSLGYAYVNFANPDDAMRAMDILNYTPIRERPIRIMRSNRDPSTRLSGKGNVFIKNLDGTIDNKALYDTFSSFGTILSCKVAMDGTGKSKGYGFVQYEKEETAQAAIDKLNGMLLNDKQVFVGPFVRRQDRTRESGAVPRFTNVYVKNLPKEITDEELKKTFGKYGEISSAVVVKDESGNSRCFGFVNFESPEAAAVAVEKMNGISLGEDVLYVGRAQKKSEREEELKRKYEQERLEKSNGTNLYVKNLDDGVNDDEKLKEMFSEYGTVTSSKVMMNPEGLSRGFGFVAYSNPEEALRALNEMNGKMIGRKPLYIAFAQRKEERRTHLQTVFSMRPNGPMGGFHHHPTGGPAAGPHHQIYMGQNGQGMVPSQPMGYGYQLQFMPGVRPGAGPANYMMPYPLQRQNHPGPRVGFRRGAPNMQHHFQQQPQIMQHNGRYMGGVGNMMNRVEASAPQGIIPLDASAISHNASQNQQRPALLPISKLTSALALASPANHSQILGEQLYPLVEKQEPVHVAKVTGMLLEMDQAEILHLLESPEALKAKVAMALDVLRLSANPTAVSSVDDQFAPSSTE